The Prosthecobacter sp. genome window below encodes:
- a CDS encoding ABC transporter substrate-binding protein has protein sequence MTTRLFLTLLLAATPLAVSAQVAEAQTRLKSAVNEVLAVADRTANRNALAENVRPVLLKHVSFETMTKRAVGPGWRQFTPAQQKQATQLFSTLIIRTYSNKFTPGEHPVITYQTAVTPAAGRVDVPTSMVYKGSHYSVTYRMEQIGGWRISDVVIEGVSLIANYRSQLDAQFKKGGANAVLSSLTQSVSRPQ, from the coding sequence ATGACCACGCGCCTGTTCCTCACCCTTCTTCTGGCTGCAACACCACTGGCCGTCTCAGCCCAGGTCGCTGAAGCACAGACACGCCTCAAATCAGCCGTGAATGAGGTGCTCGCTGTCGCCGACCGCACTGCCAATCGCAACGCTCTGGCGGAGAATGTGCGACCGGTTCTCCTCAAGCACGTGAGCTTTGAAACCATGACCAAACGTGCGGTCGGGCCCGGCTGGCGGCAGTTCACACCGGCCCAGCAGAAGCAGGCCACGCAGCTTTTCTCGACGCTGATCATCCGTACCTACAGCAACAAATTCACTCCGGGCGAGCATCCGGTCATCACTTATCAAACGGCAGTGACTCCTGCGGCTGGTCGTGTCGATGTGCCCACCAGCATGGTTTACAAAGGCAGTCATTACAGCGTCACCTACCGCATGGAGCAGATAGGAGGCTGGCGCATCAGTGATGTGGTGATCGAAGGGGTCAGTCTGATCGCCAATTATCGCAGTCAACTTGATGCCCAATTTAAAAAGGGTGGCGCAAACGCCGTGTTAAGCTCTCTTACGCAATCCGTCTCCCGTCCCCAATGA
- a CDS encoding VacJ family lipoprotein, whose translation MKTSSFVLRLLLLAVSPFLTDCSTLSKKTDAQQSVAAGSATKTAAAADKPVKGAADQIEEEDEYAVEVVDPLQPLNRAMFWFNDGLYTVIVRPISKGYEKVLPKPVRKGIDNVFDNVKFPVRFVNCALQGKFKRAGQETGKFFVNTIGGFGGLLRQSDRIPALADVPAEDLGQTLATWGIGHGPYIVLPLFGPSSLRETVGLAGDYAANPINWGIFWHGGHDWEHDWTMVPPSANTLRLLPSQLATYDDATKDAIDAYLSARSAYIQNRAEAARK comes from the coding sequence ATGAAAACCAGTTCATTCGTCCTTCGCCTTCTTCTCCTGGCCGTCTCTCCATTCCTGACCGATTGCAGTACGCTGTCGAAAAAGACAGACGCTCAGCAGTCGGTTGCTGCCGGTTCTGCCACGAAGACCGCCGCCGCTGCTGACAAGCCTGTCAAAGGTGCCGCCGACCAGATCGAAGAGGAGGATGAATACGCTGTTGAAGTCGTCGATCCGCTGCAGCCGCTCAACCGAGCCATGTTCTGGTTCAATGACGGTCTCTATACTGTGATCGTACGCCCCATCTCGAAAGGTTATGAGAAAGTGCTCCCCAAACCTGTGCGCAAGGGCATCGACAACGTCTTCGACAACGTGAAATTTCCCGTGCGCTTTGTGAACTGCGCCCTGCAGGGCAAGTTCAAACGTGCCGGGCAGGAGACAGGCAAGTTCTTCGTCAACACCATCGGTGGTTTCGGCGGCCTGCTGCGTCAGTCCGACCGCATCCCGGCCCTTGCCGACGTGCCGGCCGAGGATTTGGGCCAGACACTCGCCACCTGGGGCATCGGCCACGGCCCTTACATCGTCCTGCCGCTGTTCGGCCCGAGCAGCCTGCGTGAGACCGTGGGACTGGCCGGTGATTACGCCGCCAATCCGATTAACTGGGGCATCTTCTGGCATGGCGGTCATGATTGGGAGCACGACTGGACCATGGTGCCGCCATCGGCGAACACCCTGCGTCTGCTGCCCAGCCAGCTCGCCACCTACGACGACGCCACCAAGGACGCCATCGATGCCTACCTGTCCGCGCGCAGCGCTTACATTCAAAATCGCGCCGAAGCGGCGAGGAAGTAA
- a CDS encoding secretin N-terminal domain-containing protein, which yields MPHFPSQLPSRLRFAVLLVLFLLGAKHATKAQQPGLAPTVPVPAGQANAGIYVPVGEGATIKVNFPSAPIQAIIPFYIQLTGKKLILDSALQGEQLRIVSPQMLTKKDAIAFIEATLLLNGYAIINVDATTAKLINHAGGKSPTADGLKVYNSLRDLPESEEICHYVLPLQHISADQASKAFQQVIKLHAYGAMTPISNDSALIITENSATIRSICEIAQIVDVPPAEIANEMIKLERSDVELIAEIVSSIFEQEEKAQSAPSSVPVAAVANPAARPGSPPVPVMNPAGSTNTSATNPAASRVKIFPYRRTNELLVIGRPVDITYIRGLVEKLDKQDDGANFLKRRLKYLDVQDFLPVAYNALAKDTDIQSSDGGASNGGGKSSSSRRSGSSSNSPSTDARNSSSGGSNSAFGTNNNFGSSSGMNTGSNGSNRTGLDAPEEVGAPESMIVGKTLLIADPQSNSLVVSGSPEHIARIDQLLQEMDVRPQQIYISAIIGQLSLGKDYNYGFDFLKLLDDFSVRRVDDATLSTSGSTGSTGALANGSIQFPANFSNFSFNQLNFYGQIGSLSNYIKLVDGNRNFKVLATPSVYAKNAAKSVISSGQRIAVPAQILSNGGFSAGIASTSVSVEYRDVLLKLEVVPLINSDDEVTLKIAQINDNIVGTQTISGNTVPTIGTQELVTEVAIKNGATVVLGGLITERVNTTERGAIFLRRIPILKHLFGTTSKENIREELLIFIQPHIIKSSDPLDSPNRIESGRTDLFHESMQFGSPALEDIPRALPVRE from the coding sequence ATGCCCCACTTTCCCTCTCAACTGCCCAGCCGCCTGCGCTTTGCCGTGCTGCTGGTGCTTTTTCTTCTGGGTGCCAAGCATGCCACGAAGGCCCAGCAGCCCGGACTGGCCCCCACGGTACCCGTTCCGGCAGGGCAGGCCAATGCGGGCATTTACGTGCCCGTCGGCGAAGGAGCCACGATCAAAGTCAATTTCCCCAGCGCCCCGATCCAGGCGATCATCCCCTTCTACATCCAGCTCACCGGTAAAAAACTCATCCTCGACTCCGCCTTGCAGGGGGAACAGCTCCGCATCGTCTCCCCGCAGATGCTCACCAAGAAGGACGCCATCGCCTTCATTGAGGCCACTCTGCTGCTCAACGGTTACGCCATCATCAACGTCGATGCCACCACCGCCAAGCTGATCAACCATGCCGGCGGCAAAAGCCCCACCGCCGACGGTTTGAAGGTGTACAACTCCCTGCGCGATCTGCCGGAGAGCGAGGAAATCTGCCATTATGTCCTGCCACTCCAGCACATTTCGGCGGATCAGGCATCCAAGGCCTTCCAACAGGTGATCAAACTGCATGCTTATGGCGCGATGACACCGATCTCGAACGACTCGGCCCTCATCATCACCGAAAACAGCGCCACCATCCGCAGCATCTGCGAGATTGCCCAGATCGTCGATGTGCCACCCGCCGAGATCGCCAATGAGATGATCAAGCTGGAGCGCTCCGATGTGGAACTTATCGCCGAGATCGTGAGCAGCATCTTTGAGCAAGAGGAAAAGGCTCAAAGCGCCCCCTCTTCAGTTCCCGTGGCCGCTGTGGCGAATCCTGCCGCGCGTCCGGGCTCGCCGCCCGTGCCTGTCATGAATCCCGCAGGCAGCACGAACACTTCCGCCACCAATCCCGCCGCCTCCCGCGTCAAAATCTTCCCCTACCGCCGCACGAACGAGCTCCTCGTCATCGGACGCCCGGTGGACATCACGTACATCAGAGGGTTGGTCGAAAAACTCGACAAGCAGGACGACGGTGCCAATTTCCTCAAGCGCCGCCTCAAATACCTGGATGTTCAGGATTTTTTGCCTGTGGCCTACAATGCGCTGGCGAAGGACACCGACATTCAGTCCAGCGACGGCGGCGCCTCCAACGGTGGCGGTAAAAGCAGCAGCAGCCGTCGTTCTGGGTCCAGCTCCAACTCTCCTTCGACCGATGCGAGAAACAGCAGTTCCGGCGGCAGCAACTCCGCCTTTGGCACCAATAACAACTTCGGCAGCAGCAGCGGCATGAACACCGGCTCAAACGGTAGCAACCGCACCGGTCTCGACGCACCCGAGGAAGTCGGCGCACCGGAATCCATGATTGTCGGCAAAACACTGCTCATCGCCGATCCGCAGTCCAACAGCCTCGTCGTCTCCGGTTCGCCCGAGCACATCGCCCGCATCGACCAGCTCCTGCAGGAAATGGACGTGCGGCCGCAGCAGATCTACATCTCCGCCATCATCGGCCAGCTCAGCCTGGGCAAAGACTACAATTACGGCTTCGACTTCCTCAAGCTCCTCGATGATTTCAGCGTGCGCAGAGTGGATGATGCGACCTTGTCCACATCCGGTTCAACGGGCAGCACCGGCGCACTCGCCAACGGCAGCATCCAGTTCCCCGCGAACTTCTCCAACTTCTCGTTCAACCAGTTGAATTTTTACGGCCAGATCGGCTCGTTGAGCAACTACATCAAACTCGTGGACGGCAACCGCAACTTCAAGGTGCTCGCCACGCCCAGCGTGTATGCGAAAAACGCCGCCAAGTCCGTCATCTCCTCCGGCCAGCGCATCGCTGTGCCCGCTCAAATTCTCTCCAACGGCGGTTTCTCCGCAGGCATCGCCAGCACCAGCGTCAGCGTGGAATACCGTGACGTGTTGCTCAAGCTCGAAGTCGTCCCGCTCATCAACTCCGACGACGAAGTCACGCTCAAAATCGCCCAGATCAACGACAACATCGTCGGTACGCAGACCATCTCCGGCAACACCGTGCCCACCATCGGCACGCAGGAACTGGTGACCGAGGTGGCGATCAAAAACGGCGCCACCGTCGTCCTCGGCGGCCTGATCACCGAGCGCGTCAACACCACCGAGCGCGGCGCCATCTTCCTGCGCCGCATCCCGATCTTGAAGCACCTGTTTGGCACCACCAGCAAAGAAAACATCCGCGAGGAGCTGCTCATCTTCATCCAGCCGCACATCATCAAGTCGAGCGACCCGCTCGACAGCCCCAACCGCATCGAGAGCGGCCGCACCGACCTCTTTCACGAGTCGATGCAGTTCGGCTCGCCCGCGCTTGAGGACATACCGCGTGCGCTGCCGGTGCGGGAGTGA
- a CDS encoding ABC transporter ATP-binding protein, translating to MISIQGLTKRFGAQTAVDHLTLDVPPGMIVGLLGPNGAGKTTTLKMITGMLQPDEGAALICGVNVVTHPMEAKRLLGFVPDSGAVYESLTGLEFLLMIGALYGIHEDEARPRIRQFLDFFELDEQTLTSKLLGAYSKGMRRKVVITAALLHNPKVVLLDEPLDGLDANAAVGFKALLETLAREGKTIVYSSHVLDVVERVCNRVAIIAEGKLLVEGTPQELQHQHGADTLEQLFTRLTGLSGHEARAETFAKNMLS from the coding sequence ATGATCTCCATCCAGGGTCTCACGAAGCGCTTCGGCGCTCAAACCGCCGTCGATCACCTCACGCTGGATGTCCCGCCGGGTATGATCGTGGGTTTGCTGGGACCGAACGGGGCAGGGAAGACCACCACGCTGAAAATGATCACCGGCATGCTTCAGCCGGACGAAGGCGCGGCTCTGATCTGTGGCGTGAATGTGGTTACGCACCCCATGGAGGCGAAGCGGCTCCTCGGTTTCGTGCCGGATTCGGGCGCGGTCTATGAATCCCTCACCGGACTCGAGTTCCTCCTCATGATCGGTGCTCTCTACGGCATCCACGAAGACGAGGCGCGACCCCGCATCCGCCAGTTCCTCGATTTCTTCGAGCTGGATGAGCAAACGCTCACCTCCAAGCTCCTCGGTGCTTATTCCAAAGGCATGCGGCGCAAGGTCGTCATCACCGCCGCCCTGCTGCACAATCCCAAGGTCGTGCTGCTCGACGAACCGCTCGATGGTCTCGATGCGAACGCCGCCGTCGGCTTCAAGGCCCTGCTCGAAACCCTCGCCCGCGAAGGGAAGACGATCGTGTACAGCTCCCACGTGCTCGATGTCGTCGAGCGCGTGTGCAATCGCGTCGCCATCATCGCGGAGGGCAAACTGCTCGTGGAAGGCACCCCGCAAGAGCTTCAGCACCAGCACGGTGCCGACACGCTGGAGCAGCTCTTCACTCGCCTCACAGGCCTCAGCGGACATGAAGCGCGGGCCGAGACCTTTGCCAAAAACATGCTGTCATGA
- the ligA gene encoding NAD-dependent DNA ligase LigA, translating to MTHAEAAARAAFLSAELHRHNRLYYVEAKPVISDKEFDVLLRELQDIEAKFPDLLTPDSPTQRVGGAPLEGFTQITHTVRMMSLDNTYSEEELTAFFARVQKGLGREKIDCVIEPKVDGVAITIRYENGVLKHGATRGDGQTGDDVTNNLKTIKRLPLRLPKDGPQTFEVRGEVFMPKAGFAKLNEERDEAGEPRFANPRNSTAGTLKLLDPKTVAKRPLDIVFYGLVEASDVQSQTEVYALLDAAGLRKADLIWHADSAEGLLTAIRELDEKRKSLPYETDGAVIKVNSFADQRELGVTSKAPRWAIAYKYQPEQAETKLLAIDIQVGRTGALTPVARLEPVLISGSTVSNATLHNYEEIERKDIRVGDIVVIEKAGEIIPAVVTVKKEHRKGDEGVVIAPTHCPVCGTGVHRDEEQVVIRCPNPHCPEVVKRRIEHFVSRAAMDISGLGESVIAQLVELKLVRDVADLYGLNELLLARLDRVGTKSIDNYLKAIEASKQQDPWRLVFGLGILHVGAGGARKLLEHFGSIDAIASASIEDLTQCPDIGAIVAPSIHAWFRDEHNAALLDRLRSAGLNFAQRTVTAASDKLNGTTWVITGTLSEDRETIADTIRANGGKVSSSVSGKTTYLLAGEDAGSKLDKATKLGVKIITEAEFRAML from the coding sequence ATGACCCACGCCGAAGCCGCCGCCCGCGCCGCCTTTCTCAGCGCCGAACTGCACCGCCACAACCGCCTCTACTACGTCGAGGCGAAGCCGGTCATCTCGGACAAGGAGTTCGACGTGTTGTTGCGTGAGCTGCAGGACATCGAGGCGAAGTTTCCTGACCTGCTGACACCCGATTCCCCCACTCAACGCGTCGGCGGCGCTCCGCTGGAAGGCTTCACGCAGATCACGCACACCGTGCGGATGATGAGCCTCGATAACACCTACTCCGAGGAAGAACTCACCGCCTTCTTTGCTCGGGTGCAGAAAGGCTTGGGTCGTGAGAAGATCGACTGCGTCATCGAACCGAAGGTCGATGGCGTCGCCATCACGATCCGCTACGAAAACGGTGTCTTGAAGCACGGCGCGACGCGTGGCGACGGCCAAACCGGCGACGACGTCACCAACAACCTCAAAACCATCAAGCGACTGCCGCTGCGACTGCCCAAAGACGGACCACAGACCTTCGAAGTGCGCGGCGAGGTCTTCATGCCTAAGGCAGGCTTCGCCAAGCTGAATGAAGAACGCGACGAGGCCGGTGAGCCGCGTTTCGCCAACCCGCGCAACTCCACCGCCGGCACCTTGAAGCTGCTTGATCCGAAGACCGTTGCCAAACGTCCGCTCGACATCGTTTTCTACGGCCTCGTCGAAGCCAGCGACGTGCAATCGCAGACTGAGGTGTACGCGCTGCTCGATGCCGCCGGATTGCGCAAAGCCGATCTCATCTGGCATGCTGACAGCGCCGAAGGTTTGCTCACGGCGATTCGTGAACTCGATGAGAAACGCAAATCACTGCCCTACGAGACCGATGGTGCCGTCATCAAGGTCAACAGCTTCGCCGATCAACGCGAACTTGGTGTGACGAGCAAAGCCCCGCGCTGGGCCATCGCCTACAAGTATCAGCCGGAGCAGGCGGAGACGAAACTTCTCGCCATCGACATCCAAGTGGGCCGCACCGGCGCTTTGACGCCTGTGGCACGTCTGGAACCCGTCTTGATCAGCGGCAGCACCGTCAGCAACGCCACGCTGCACAACTACGAGGAGATCGAGCGCAAAGACATCCGCGTCGGCGACATCGTGGTCATCGAAAAAGCCGGCGAGATCATCCCCGCCGTCGTCACGGTGAAAAAAGAGCATCGCAAGGGCGATGAAGGCGTGGTGATAGCGCCCACGCATTGCCCCGTGTGCGGCACTGGCGTGCATCGCGATGAGGAGCAGGTCGTCATCCGCTGCCCCAATCCGCACTGTCCGGAAGTCGTGAAGCGCCGCATCGAGCACTTCGTCAGTCGTGCCGCCATGGACATCAGCGGCCTTGGCGAATCCGTCATCGCCCAGCTCGTTGAGTTGAAGCTCGTTCGCGATGTGGCTGATCTTTACGGCCTCAACGAACTGCTGCTCGCCCGACTCGATCGCGTCGGCACCAAGAGCATCGACAACTACCTCAAAGCCATCGAAGCCAGCAAGCAGCAGGACCCGTGGCGGCTCGTCTTCGGCCTCGGCATCCTCCACGTCGGCGCGGGCGGTGCCCGCAAGCTGCTCGAACACTTCGGCAGCATCGATGCCATCGCTTCAGCAAGCATCGAAGACCTCACGCAATGCCCCGACATCGGTGCCATCGTCGCCCCGAGCATCCACGCCTGGTTCCGCGACGAGCACAATGCCGCCCTGCTTGACCGTCTGCGCTCAGCGGGCCTCAATTTCGCGCAACGAACCGTCACCGCCGCCTCCGATAAGCTCAACGGAACCACCTGGGTCATCACCGGCACCTTGAGCGAAGACCGCGAAACCATCGCTGACACCATCCGCGCCAACGGCGGCAAAGTCAGCAGCAGTGTCAGCGGCAAAACGACCTACCTGCTTGCTGGCGAAGACGCGGGCAGTAAACTCGACAAAGCCACGAAGCTCGGCGTGAAGATCATCACCGAAGCTGAGTTTCGGGCGATGCTGTGA
- a CDS encoding right-handed parallel beta-helix repeat-containing protein codes for MLRRFLFSVLVLPSLSPALEVQVSPTLSLAQAVQQVREARKAGDASPATIVLPEGTSELLQPIQLEAQDSNLTITGTKSTLIGAPLVTGWKKHEGEIVKADVSKLLPKGFLPKQLLCDGERQILARYPNFDAKDPLYGGWAFVAEFPPAGAPEGHLWKRTLYVKPEDVRKWAHPEDVELDIFAQYGWWNFLEPVASLDPATRMLTLKKDCGYDLHPHNRYHFQNALEELDAPGEWFYDKRTGTLYFWPTKPISECEVRIPTLDGFFKVKPGAKKITIRGLTLIGCSGSAIKFDGSEDCVVERCVITHVGDFHGSGISVSTGKNVRLSHNEISYTGSNGIGLSGGDRKTLTGPGHIAEDNHIHHMGVFNKNACGISMYGVDNTARHNHIHDGPRMGVQMSGNNLIIEYNHLHHLCLETQDGGAIYTGGRDWISSRGSKWRYNLIHDIVGCGQEAGGLKHPWFTFGLYPDDNSGGLDIIGNIVFRVAHTPIHMHNSRDCIVENNIFALGGKFQFDLHGWTKEQRFYTNHLETMIKGYDSVAGLPAWKNMRNMNLHPKDAIRDDGTMMSGNVFEHNIMFGDTPGVKYGDIRNATPKWNSIDHNLAWNNGHPIVTGINKVGPDKAGEPLLVEGFDKAEPGKLPKGWGFNHRPNPNVQLVTADGALRIDCALGQDPKNPKSVFHGPDVPIKPGAAYRVKLRVKSSEPTAKFSLAFASFKNGEGYWQAGSTSLTATNEWREVEATGRMLIENETGWKPWMTAFWLRIDCHEPEGQVFIDDVRITEAEPLDEWSAWQAAGWDQHSLVADPLFMDWKNDDFRLKPESPAFKLGFKAIPVEKIGVRE; via the coding sequence ATGCTGCGTCGTTTTCTTTTCTCCGTCCTCGTTCTGCCCTCGCTCTCCCCTGCCCTGGAGGTTCAGGTTTCACCCACGCTCTCGCTTGCACAGGCCGTGCAGCAAGTGCGCGAGGCCCGCAAGGCCGGTGACGCGTCTCCTGCCACGATCGTTTTGCCAGAAGGCACCAGCGAACTCTTGCAGCCGATCCAACTCGAAGCGCAGGACTCCAATCTGACGATCACCGGCACGAAAAGCACGCTGATCGGCGCTCCGCTCGTCACTGGCTGGAAAAAGCACGAAGGTGAGATCGTGAAAGCGGATGTCTCGAAGCTGCTACCGAAGGGCTTCCTGCCAAAACAACTGCTCTGCGACGGCGAGCGACAGATCCTCGCCCGCTATCCGAACTTCGACGCGAAAGACCCGCTCTACGGCGGCTGGGCCTTTGTGGCGGAGTTTCCGCCTGCGGGTGCGCCGGAAGGGCATCTTTGGAAACGCACGCTGTATGTGAAGCCCGAAGACGTGCGGAAGTGGGCGCATCCCGAGGATGTGGAACTCGACATCTTCGCGCAATACGGCTGGTGGAACTTCCTTGAGCCCGTCGCCTCGCTCGATCCCGCCACGCGGATGCTCACGCTGAAGAAGGATTGCGGCTATGACCTGCATCCGCACAACCGCTACCACTTCCAAAACGCGCTTGAGGAGTTGGACGCCCCCGGTGAGTGGTTTTACGACAAGCGCACCGGCACACTCTACTTCTGGCCGACGAAGCCGATCTCCGAATGCGAAGTGCGCATTCCCACGCTCGACGGCTTCTTCAAAGTGAAGCCTGGTGCGAAGAAGATCACGATTCGCGGTCTCACACTCATCGGCTGCAGCGGCTCGGCGATCAAGTTCGATGGCTCGGAAGATTGCGTGGTGGAGCGCTGTGTCATCACGCACGTCGGGGACTTCCACGGCAGCGGCATCAGTGTGAGCACCGGGAAGAACGTGCGCCTCTCGCACAACGAAATTAGTTACACCGGCAGCAACGGCATCGGTTTGAGTGGTGGAGATCGCAAGACGCTCACGGGACCGGGCCACATCGCGGAGGACAACCACATCCATCACATGGGCGTCTTCAACAAGAACGCCTGCGGCATCAGCATGTATGGCGTGGACAACACCGCGCGGCACAATCACATCCACGACGGCCCGCGCATGGGCGTGCAGATGAGCGGGAACAACCTCATCATCGAATACAACCACCTGCATCACCTCTGCCTCGAGACGCAGGACGGCGGTGCCATCTACACCGGCGGGCGCGACTGGATCAGCAGCCGAGGCAGCAAGTGGCGGTATAATTTGATCCACGACATCGTCGGCTGCGGCCAGGAGGCAGGAGGCTTGAAGCATCCGTGGTTCACCTTCGGCCTCTACCCCGACGACAACAGCGGCGGCCTCGACATCATCGGCAACATCGTCTTCCGCGTGGCCCACACGCCCATCCACATGCACAACTCGCGTGACTGCATCGTGGAGAACAACATCTTCGCCCTCGGCGGGAAGTTTCAGTTCGACCTCCACGGTTGGACGAAGGAGCAGCGCTTTTACACCAACCATCTCGAAACCATGATCAAGGGCTACGACTCCGTCGCTGGACTGCCTGCGTGGAAGAACATGCGCAATATGAATCTCCACCCGAAGGACGCCATCCGCGACGACGGCACCATGATGAGCGGCAATGTCTTTGAGCATAACATCATGTTCGGCGACACCCCCGGCGTGAAGTATGGCGACATCCGCAACGCCACACCGAAGTGGAACTCGATTGATCACAACCTCGCTTGGAACAACGGTCACCCCATCGTCACCGGCATCAACAAGGTCGGGCCCGACAAGGCAGGCGAGCCACTCCTGGTCGAGGGTTTTGACAAAGCCGAGCCCGGCAAGCTTCCCAAAGGCTGGGGCTTCAACCACCGGCCCAATCCCAACGTGCAACTCGTCACCGCCGACGGAGCCCTGCGCATTGATTGCGCCCTCGGCCAGGATCCGAAGAACCCCAAGAGCGTCTTCCACGGCCCCGATGTGCCGATCAAGCCCGGTGCCGCCTATCGCGTGAAACTCCGCGTCAAATCCAGCGAACCCACGGCCAAGTTCAGCCTCGCCTTTGCCTCCTTCAAAAATGGCGAAGGCTACTGGCAGGCTGGCAGCACCAGCCTCACCGCCACCAACGAATGGCGCGAAGTCGAAGCCACGGGCCGCATGTTGATCGAGAACGAAACCGGCTGGAAACCGTGGATGACCGCCTTCTGGCTCCGCATCGATTGCCACGAGCCGGAGGGACAGGTCTTCATCGACGACGTTCGCATCACCGAAGCCGAACCTCTCGACGAATGGTCGGCGTGGCAGGCCGCTGGCTGGGACCAGCACAGCCTCGTCGCCGATCCACTCTTCATGGACTGGAAGAACGACGACTTTCGCCTCAAACCCGAGTCACCTGCCTTCAAGCTCGGCTTCAAGGCTATCCCCGTGGAGAAGATTGGGGTGAGAGAATGA
- a CDS encoding nucleotidyl transferase AbiEii/AbiGii toxin family protein: MPLTSFQKDVLAVIAGNRSEDSHFAGGLVLNAAEDSPRFSHDFDIFHELAEQVAGSSNLDVSSLKRAGFQVTLQSGNWDEPCSFRKAVVTKGDDKVEIDWAADSAFRFFPIERDPLLGWRLHLFDMATNKALALAARSVTRDYIDIVELHKTYPLPAIIWAACGKDPGYSPMLLLEMMRRFARIHPDKISAIQARQIDQVALKIAWTDMHVYAEEEMTRLADTQPDMPIGVAFVDVNGQPGWIGTDPTLKIHRPSIRGCLPTVHLGDEEQI; this comes from the coding sequence ATGCCTTTAACCAGCTTCCAGAAGGACGTGCTGGCGGTGATTGCCGGCAATCGCAGTGAAGACAGCCACTTCGCCGGTGGTCTCGTACTGAATGCCGCCGAGGACTCTCCTCGGTTCAGTCACGACTTCGACATTTTCCATGAACTGGCCGAACAGGTGGCTGGATCAAGTAATCTGGATGTCAGCAGCCTGAAACGAGCTGGATTCCAAGTCACACTGCAAAGTGGCAACTGGGATGAGCCCTGTAGTTTCCGAAAGGCTGTTGTCACCAAGGGAGATGACAAGGTCGAGATAGACTGGGCGGCCGATTCGGCGTTTCGATTCTTTCCTATCGAACGTGATCCGTTGCTTGGCTGGAGGCTGCACCTGTTTGATATGGCAACGAACAAGGCCCTCGCACTCGCCGCACGCTCGGTAACCCGCGACTACATTGACATCGTGGAGCTGCACAAAACCTACCCGCTGCCGGCCATCATCTGGGCGGCTTGCGGCAAAGACCCGGGATACAGTCCCATGCTGCTGCTGGAAATGATGCGCCGGTTTGCACGCATTCATCCCGACAAGATCAGCGCCATTCAGGCGAGACAGATTGATCAAGTCGCGCTCAAGATCGCCTGGACGGACATGCATGTGTACGCCGAGGAAGAAATGACCAGACTCGCCGACACACAGCCGGACATGCCAATCGGCGTGGCATTCGTCGATGTGAACGGCCAGCCGGGCTGGATCGGCACGGACCCGACGTTGAAGATTCATCGTCCCAGCATTCGTGGCTGCCTGCCGACGGTGCATCTCGGTGACGAGGAACAAATTTAG